In the genome of Saprospira sp. CCB-QB6, one region contains:
- a CDS encoding PP2C family protein-serine/threonine phosphatase produces the protein MDSLDKTSLPRIEELEHKLYLQQLQINRLSEITQAINNNIKIQDLFKIYTDTLSWEMGANRFALYSCKDGHWQVATHKGIDEKLLVLDISEYFSAYQRISKIGEDHPLLCEFNYVIPVYHKEEAIAFAFVHKEARKGEELFEAIRFIGTLTNVVAVAIENKRLFKRQLAQEKMRHELRLANQVQNMLIPNKLPNNQRFDFAGIYQPHEGVGGDYYDFMELNEDEIAFCIADISGKGISAAILMSNFQANLQTLIHRKDLKIPEFVDRLNEKVLKATRGDRFITFFVARYNRSTGRLLYLNAGHNPPFLYRNGQVERLDKGCTILGIVPKIPKLEWGEIYLQEDAFFFLYTDGLTDLRNEAGETVEEKAIEDFIAKHHRLSAVEFNAALMQEMKEFKGSMEFPDDISILTGHIFATKEQGKQAPAAKMAVKAS, from the coding sequence ATGGACAGCCTAGATAAAACAAGCTTGCCGCGGATAGAAGAGCTAGAACACAAGCTCTACTTGCAGCAACTGCAGATTAACCGCTTATCGGAAATTACGCAGGCCATCAACAACAACATTAAGATTCAGGACCTGTTTAAAATCTATACCGATACCCTAAGTTGGGAGATGGGCGCCAATCGCTTTGCCCTATATAGTTGCAAAGATGGGCATTGGCAAGTCGCTACGCATAAGGGAATAGACGAAAAGCTCTTGGTTCTAGACATTAGCGAGTATTTTTCGGCCTATCAGCGGATTTCTAAAATTGGGGAAGATCATCCTTTGCTCTGCGAGTTTAACTATGTGATTCCCGTTTATCATAAGGAGGAGGCCATCGCCTTTGCCTTTGTCCATAAAGAGGCCCGAAAAGGGGAAGAACTCTTTGAGGCCATTCGATTTATTGGGACCTTGACCAATGTAGTGGCCGTTGCCATTGAGAATAAACGCCTCTTCAAAAGACAATTGGCCCAAGAAAAAATGCGCCATGAGCTCCGATTAGCGAACCAGGTCCAGAACATGCTTATTCCCAACAAATTGCCCAACAATCAACGCTTTGATTTTGCGGGGATTTATCAGCCGCATGAGGGCGTTGGTGGCGATTACTATGACTTTATGGAGCTCAATGAAGATGAAATTGCCTTTTGTATTGCCGATATTTCAGGCAAGGGTATTTCAGCCGCAATCCTGATGTCGAACTTCCAAGCCAACCTACAAACCCTCATTCATCGCAAAGATCTCAAGATCCCCGAATTTGTCGACCGCCTCAATGAGAAGGTCCTCAAAGCCACCCGAGGCGATCGCTTTATTACCTTTTTTGTGGCCCGCTACAACCGCAGCACAGGCCGTTTGCTCTATCTCAATGCTGGACACAACCCGCCTTTTCTCTATCGAAATGGCCAGGTTGAACGACTAGATAAGGGCTGCACGATTTTGGGCATTGTCCCCAAAATTCCCAAACTAGAATGGGGCGAAATTTACCTGCAAGAGGATGCCTTTTTCTTCCTCTATACTGATGGCCTAACCGATTTGCGCAATGAAGCAGGCGAAACTGTAGAAGAAAAAGCCATAGAAGACTTTATTGCCAAACATCACCGGCTTTCGGCTGTTGAATTTAACGCAGCCCTCATGCAAGAAATGAAAGAGTTTAAGGGCAGCATGGAGTTTCCCGATGACATTTCGATCCTTACAGGACACATCTTTGCGACAAAAGAGCAGGGGAAACAGGCTCCCGCTGCCAAAATGGCGGTCAAAGCCTCCTAG